In the Rhizobium sp. BT03 genome, one interval contains:
- a CDS encoding class I tRNA ligase family protein, with protein sequence MHLGHIGGVYLLADVFVRYHRMVGNAAYHVTGADEHGTYTLVKARKLGRPVDDVAHMHIEEILQCLRSVDIEPDVFVRTSSEDHKDRSLAIYDQLRASGYVELRDGEQLYCGTCEEFAADSLAVGECPACNAPTDSNLCEDCGSALQHNLLRNPIHTTCGQSLILRPIRQVHFELEKFAPGLDHAIEASGWPESIKRKELDWLRSKLMALPMSRHFDRGVTLNSPVEVAGQTLMTWFEGLWCYETGIERLCKQNGADLDDTMRNASTRLVFFMGQDNRFYYTIGVTASLFSRGYAIPYNHAIQDFYKLEGAKFSTSRDHAVWADEVAADIDTNVLRYYLASIAKPFGANDNDFLIEGLLQTAARIRAFETALRKYAGCNETLTADKLTVEQNHNVKRYSEAVQDLRVWDAMDAIDAFFDVASFSRADTSVSAAEVSVFLSLLNPVTPMLAARYGAFFFGAGWRPGLDGGTIRPSTGLRKPVDFPLFSDPIPEAFIEAYERRFRQVRPNS encoded by the coding sequence CTGCATCTTGGGCATATAGGTGGCGTGTACCTTCTCGCCGACGTGTTCGTACGCTACCACCGCATGGTAGGCAACGCGGCCTATCACGTGACAGGTGCGGACGAACATGGCACTTACACGCTGGTGAAAGCCCGAAAGCTTGGCAGGCCGGTTGATGACGTCGCACACATGCACATTGAAGAAATTCTGCAGTGTCTGCGGTCAGTTGATATTGAACCGGACGTATTTGTAAGGACTTCAAGCGAAGACCACAAAGACCGCAGCTTGGCGATCTACGACCAACTAAGAGCGTCCGGCTACGTTGAGCTGCGCGACGGAGAGCAACTGTATTGCGGGACGTGCGAAGAGTTCGCCGCAGACTCACTCGCGGTCGGAGAGTGTCCAGCTTGTAACGCGCCAACAGATAGTAACCTTTGCGAAGATTGCGGCTCGGCGCTGCAACACAATCTACTACGCAACCCGATTCACACGACATGCGGCCAGAGCCTTATCTTGCGCCCGATTCGACAGGTTCATTTTGAGCTTGAAAAATTTGCTCCGGGGCTCGATCACGCCATTGAGGCGAGCGGATGGCCGGAATCCATAAAGCGCAAAGAACTTGACTGGCTACGGTCAAAACTGATGGCATTGCCGATGTCGCGGCATTTCGACCGTGGTGTGACTTTGAACTCCCCGGTGGAGGTGGCAGGCCAAACTTTAATGACTTGGTTTGAAGGATTGTGGTGCTATGAGACAGGAATCGAACGCCTCTGCAAGCAAAATGGCGCAGATCTCGATGACACTATGCGCAACGCGAGCACGAGACTCGTATTCTTCATGGGTCAGGATAACCGGTTTTATTACACGATCGGCGTTACTGCTAGTTTGTTCTCGCGCGGTTATGCGATTCCATACAACCATGCAATTCAGGACTTTTATAAGCTCGAAGGCGCGAAATTTTCTACTAGCCGTGACCACGCTGTGTGGGCTGACGAGGTGGCAGCAGATATCGACACGAACGTGCTGCGCTACTATTTGGCTAGCATCGCCAAGCCATTTGGCGCAAACGACAACGATTTTCTGATCGAGGGGCTGCTTCAGACCGCGGCTAGAATTCGTGCTTTCGAAACGGCTTTGCGCAAGTACGCCGGATGTAACGAGACGCTGACGGCCGACAAGCTGACAGTCGAGCAGAACCACAATGTTAAACGATATTCCGAAGCGGTGCAGGACTTGCGCGTCTGGGATGCCATGGACGCCATAGACGCCTTTTTCGACGTTGCGTCTTTTTCAAGGGCAGATACCTCAGTCAGCGCAGCGGAAGTTTCCGTATTTCTAAGCCTTCTTAATCCTGTGACCCCGATGCTTGCGGCGCGGTATGGTGCTTTCTTTTTCGGAGCCGGATGGCGGCCGGGGCTCGATGGCGGCACTATCCGGCCAAGCACCGGCTTACGCAAACCGGTTGATTTCCCATTGTTTAGCGACCCGATTCCGGAAGCCTTCATAGAGGCTTATGAAAGACGATTTAGGCAAGTCCGGCCGAATTCTTAG
- the nodD2 gene encoding transcriptional regulator NodD2, whose protein sequence is MRFKGLDLNLLVALDALTTERNLTAAARSINLSQPAMSAAIGRLRDYFRDELFTMNGRELRLTPRAEGLASAVRETLLQVQCSIISWEPFNPSKSDRCFRIVLSDFMMLIYFNKIIERVAREAPAVSFELLPLDSDPYEMLSRGDVDFLIVPEFFLSGAHPSAKLFTEKFVCVACSTNVDLPSALTIEQYVSTGHVAAAFGRFLKPSVEGWFLLENGIQRRVEVVVQGFSLIPPVLRGTNRIANLPLRLVEHYESTFPLRIINLPLPLPVFTEAVQWPALHNADPGSIWFREILVEEASRMMSSNAPKIHGLLQQSGS, encoded by the coding sequence ATGCGTTTCAAGGGCCTTGATCTAAACCTGCTCGTTGCATTGGATGCGCTCACGACCGAGCGCAACCTAACGGCTGCCGCACGTAGTATCAATCTAAGTCAACCAGCAATGAGTGCCGCCATTGGTAGGCTTCGGGACTATTTCCGCGACGAATTGTTTACAATGAATGGTCGAGAACTTCGGCTGACGCCCCGTGCCGAAGGACTTGCCTCGGCAGTGCGTGAAACTCTCTTGCAGGTACAATGCTCAATCATCTCTTGGGAGCCGTTTAACCCGTCGAAGTCTGACAGATGCTTTAGAATAGTTCTGTCCGATTTCATGATGCTGATATACTTCAATAAAATCATTGAGCGAGTTGCTCGAGAAGCGCCCGCAGTCAGCTTTGAGTTGCTGCCTTTGGATAGTGATCCGTACGAGATGCTTAGCCGCGGTGACGTCGACTTCCTCATCGTGCCTGAATTTTTTCTCTCGGGAGCACACCCGAGCGCAAAACTGTTCACAGAGAAGTTTGTATGTGTAGCCTGTTCGACAAATGTGGACCTACCTTCAGCGCTGACGATCGAGCAATATGTCTCCACGGGACACGTCGCTGCCGCGTTTGGGCGCTTTTTGAAGCCATCGGTCGAGGGCTGGTTCTTGCTCGAGAATGGTATTCAGAGGCGGGTGGAGGTCGTCGTGCAAGGGTTTAGCTTAATACCACCAGTCCTGCGTGGCACGAACCGCATAGCTAACCTACCGCTTCGCTTAGTCGAGCATTACGAAAGTACTTTCCCTTTGCGGATCATCAACCTTCCGTTACCGCTCCCCGTCTTCACAGAAGCTGTTCAATGGCCAGCGCTCCATAATGCCGATCCAGGGAGCATCTGGTTCAGGGAGATATTGGTTGAGGAAGCTTCCCGTATGATGTCCTCCAACGCACCTAAAATACATGGGTTGCTACAACAATCCGGTTCCTGA
- the nodD3 gene encoding transcriptional regulator NodD3 yields the protein MRFKGLDLNLLVALDALMIERNLTAAARSINLSQPAMSAAVRRLRSYFRDELFTMRGREFVPTPRAEDLAPAIREALQHIRLNIIPWDKFTPDQSDRHFRVSLCDFVTVVLFQKILERLAREAPGISFDLLPLTDNPDELLRRGDVDFLISPPLFMSSAHPKIDLFQERLTCVGCSNNKQLEEALTAEEYSSMGHAVVRFGRTQQPTIEDCFLQEHGLKRRVEVVVSSFSMIPAALMGTDRIATVPLRLVGLFEDTIPLRMTAPPIALPTFTEAVQWPVLHDKDPANIWMRDIMVQEAARLP from the coding sequence ATGCGATTTAAGGGCCTCGATCTAAATCTCCTTGTCGCGCTCGATGCACTAATGATTGAGCGCAACCTTACTGCGGCGGCACGTAGCATTAATCTGAGCCAGCCCGCAATGAGTGCAGCTGTCCGCCGGCTCCGCTCCTATTTCCGCGATGAACTATTTACGATGCGTGGTCGTGAGTTCGTTCCAACTCCGCGTGCGGAAGACCTCGCGCCTGCGATTCGTGAGGCTTTACAGCATATTCGGCTCAATATCATACCCTGGGATAAATTTACTCCTGATCAATCAGATCGTCATTTCCGAGTAAGCTTATGCGATTTCGTTACAGTTGTTCTTTTTCAGAAGATACTGGAGCGTCTTGCGCGGGAAGCACCCGGCATTAGTTTTGACTTGCTGCCTCTTACTGACAATCCAGACGAGCTTTTGCGACGCGGCGACGTAGACTTCCTTATTAGCCCACCGCTATTCATGTCGAGCGCGCACCCTAAGATAGATCTATTTCAGGAACGACTGACTTGCGTCGGCTGCAGTAATAACAAACAACTTGAGGAAGCCCTTACTGCCGAGGAGTATTCTTCAATGGGGCACGCGGTAGTTAGGTTCGGTCGGACGCAGCAGCCTACCATAGAAGATTGCTTCTTGCAGGAGCATGGCCTCAAGAGGCGGGTCGAAGTCGTTGTTTCAAGCTTTAGCATGATCCCCGCCGCCCTAATGGGCACCGATCGCATCGCAACCGTTCCGTTACGACTAGTTGGGCTTTTTGAGGACACGATACCATTGCGGATGACTGCGCCCCCGATAGCGCTGCCGACATTCACCGAGGCAGTCCAATGGCCGGTACTTCACGACAAAGATCCGGCAAATATCTGGATGCGAGATATAATGGTTCAGGAGGCAGCGCGATTGCCGTGA
- a CDS encoding LLM class flavin-dependent oxidoreductase, with product MTNSLPAKLMVGIFDHLDEDGREIGRQYEDRMKLAEVCDRLGFYGYHVAEHHCTPHGRGPSPNLFLASVAQRTQHLRLGPLVMLLNLYHPLRAFEEICMLDHLSGGRLELGMGRGSLPIEWSFFGIDEEVATSRYLEASEIVIQAMKEGAQALSYKGDHFELDKVPLMLRPHQRPQPPRWITTSRPEVARWAAENDTNLACGGPASAVRQITDAYRAHERRTAGGRKRAPFLGLVRMVVAGSTTKHAISLAAPAYQRWLRSFRFLYEINGIQTPQNLPPDFDAAVDCQLCVVGTAASVRQDLLDHVEEAGANYLLCQLAFGDLPLEASYYTATSVHSGVMA from the coding sequence ATGACAAACTCTCTTCCCGCAAAGCTGATGGTTGGTATCTTCGACCATTTGGACGAAGACGGAAGGGAGATTGGGCGCCAGTATGAAGATCGGATGAAGTTGGCAGAGGTCTGCGATCGCCTTGGCTTTTATGGATATCACGTCGCAGAGCACCACTGTACTCCCCACGGCAGAGGACCTTCGCCGAATCTATTTCTAGCAAGCGTAGCTCAGCGCACGCAGCATCTTCGTCTCGGTCCTTTGGTTATGCTGTTGAACCTTTATCATCCGTTACGTGCGTTTGAAGAAATTTGCATGCTGGATCATCTGAGCGGTGGCAGGCTCGAGTTGGGCATGGGGCGCGGCTCCTTACCAATCGAATGGAGCTTTTTCGGTATTGATGAGGAGGTGGCGACATCGCGCTATCTCGAAGCCAGCGAGATCGTCATCCAAGCGATGAAGGAAGGAGCTCAGGCTCTTTCCTACAAAGGCGACCACTTTGAACTAGACAAAGTCCCGTTGATGTTGCGGCCACACCAACGTCCTCAGCCTCCGAGATGGATTACAACCAGTCGTCCTGAGGTTGCGCGCTGGGCGGCTGAGAACGATACAAATCTTGCCTGCGGGGGCCCTGCTTCTGCTGTTCGCCAGATCACTGATGCCTACCGAGCACACGAGAGACGTACCGCCGGGGGCAGGAAACGGGCGCCGTTCCTTGGGTTGGTCCGAATGGTGGTGGCCGGCAGCACGACGAAGCATGCCATTTCGCTCGCGGCCCCGGCTTATCAACGGTGGCTTCGGAGCTTTAGGTTTCTGTACGAGATTAACGGGATACAGACTCCTCAGAACCTCCCGCCGGATTTTGATGCAGCAGTAGACTGTCAGTTGTGCGTAGTTGGTACTGCTGCTTCAGTTAGGCAAGATCTTCTCGATCATGTCGAGGAAGCAGGTGCTAATTATCTTCTTTGCCAGCTGGCGTTTGGTGATTTGCCATTGGAGGCTTCCTATTACACTGCAACGAGCGTTCACTCTGGAGTTATGGCTTAA
- a CDS encoding IS5-like element ISRel13 family transposase (programmed frameshift), producing the protein MGVLDRLILRDEQWERISHHIIGDERTRGSSGRDNRMFMEAVLWIVRTGSPWRDLPEVFGEWNSVFRRFSRWSRKGIWWRIFEAMADDPDFEYLIVDSTIIRAHQHAAGGKKGAEDQALGRSRGGLSTKIHMAVRGLGCPVRFTLTAGQKGDAPQADALIEGLPADIIMADTAYDSNHLRNAIADKGAVAVIPNNPSRARKYPLDKHLYAQRHLIECCFSKLKQFRRVATRFEKTAENYLAVVTIAATMLWIR; encoded by the exons ATGGGTGTTTTGGATCGTCTGATCCTTCGGGACGAGCAGTGGGAGCGGATATCGCACCACATCATTGGTGACGAGCGCACACGCGGTTCGTCCGGCCGCGACAACCGCATGTTTATGGAAGCGGTGCTTTGGATTGTGCGAACGGGCTCGCCCTGGCGCGATCTGCCAGAAGTGTTCGGCGAGTGGAACAGTGTCTTCCGTCGTTTCAGCCGCTGGAGCCGGAAGGGCATCTGGTGGCGCATATTCGAGGCGATGGCGGACGATCCAGACTTCGAGTACTTGATTGTTGATTCCACCATCATCCGCGCCCATCAGCACGCTGCCGGCG GCAAAAAAGGGGCTGAAGATCAAGCCCTTGGCCGCTCCCGCGGCGGATTGAGCACCAAGATCCACATGGCCGTGCGGGGTCTCGGTTGCCCGGTCCGCTTCACATTGACCGCAGGCCAGAAGGGCGATGCGCCGCAAGCCGACGCCCTGATCGAGGGCCTACCCGCCGACATCATCATGGCCGATACCGCCTATGACAGCAATCACCTGCGCAATGCCATCGCCGATAAGGGCGCCGTGGCAGTGATCCCCAACAATCCTTCGCGTGCGCGAAAATACCCGCTCGACAAACATCTCTATGCTCAGCGACACCTGATCGAATGCTGCTTTTCTAAACTCAAGCAGTTCAGAAGGGTCGCGACGCGCTTCGAGAAAACCGCCGAAAACTACCTCGCCGTCGTCACTATCGCGGCGACAATGCTATGGATCAGATAA
- a CDS encoding aminoacyl-tRNA deacylase has translation MLDVHPNVLAELHQIGASTVRLWRYSEFATPITSPSDLASAIGVPVGRVAKTMIIAEQKANDVMRRSHPARHLCAVLLPSPSKIDMKAVAGTYGWKRAELAQKEQVLDLFGYPSGSVSPFGLQKIAVLIDTALFSYPTVVTGAGKVGVELEIDTSMLWKIGQPLQTRGRASQT, from the coding sequence ATGTTGGACGTTCATCCGAACGTACTTGCTGAACTGCACCAGATCGGAGCGTCGACGGTACGATTGTGGCGCTATAGTGAGTTCGCCACCCCTATTACATCTCCTTCCGATTTAGCCTCTGCTATCGGCGTTCCCGTGGGGCGCGTTGCAAAGACGATGATTATTGCCGAGCAGAAAGCGAACGATGTGATGCGCCGGTCTCATCCTGCGCGCCACCTTTGTGCCGTTTTGCTGCCATCACCTTCAAAGATTGACATGAAAGCGGTTGCTGGCACGTATGGATGGAAACGAGCCGAGCTTGCTCAGAAAGAACAGGTACTCGATCTCTTCGGCTACCCGTCAGGAAGCGTATCACCATTCGGTCTCCAGAAGATCGCTGTACTGATCGACACCGCCCTTTTTTCTTATCCTACCGTAGTCACAGGTGCGGGCAAGGTTGGAGTCGAGCTTGAGATCGACACAAGCATGCTTTGGAAGATCGGGCAGCCGTTACAGACGCGTGGACGGGCCAGTCAAACCTAA
- a CDS encoding DUF6875 domain-containing protein: MNKEIWKDYSQPFGTIGPLMTVGEILEKNIDAGYNAYDEYANAALQKFARYASEFLSNPHPHLGRDGSVCPFVPEALTKGLLRVAASQAVAVDEIENDLARMLAVFSQMKPVKSFNDRTGDWIYKAIIIALPGIQDEGEIIRIGQLQKRLKPDFIQEGFMIGEFYPGCPEPGLHNRMFRPLDTTVPALAIRHITKYDAPFMLDSDKCLEAYFSIFGNEGRRRIRQLLERTA, from the coding sequence ATGAATAAAGAGATTTGGAAAGATTACAGCCAACCTTTCGGGACGATTGGTCCATTGATGACAGTGGGCGAAATTCTGGAAAAGAATATTGATGCGGGATACAACGCCTATGATGAGTATGCAAACGCAGCTCTTCAGAAATTTGCTCGGTATGCCTCAGAATTCCTCTCCAATCCACATCCTCATTTAGGTCGGGACGGGAGCGTTTGCCCTTTCGTTCCCGAGGCTCTGACGAAGGGGCTTTTACGGGTTGCCGCGTCGCAAGCTGTTGCAGTTGACGAAATCGAAAACGATTTGGCGCGTATGCTCGCCGTCTTCAGCCAGATGAAACCCGTAAAGTCCTTCAACGATCGAACGGGCGACTGGATCTATAAGGCCATTATCATTGCCCTTCCTGGAATACAGGATGAAGGAGAGATCATCAGGATTGGTCAACTGCAAAAACGGCTGAAGCCCGACTTCATTCAGGAAGGTTTCATGATCGGTGAATTTTATCCAGGTTGCCCGGAGCCCGGTTTGCACAACAGGATGTTTCGACCGCTCGACACAACGGTTCCAGCCTTGGCTATTCGGCATATCACCAAATATGATGCTCCTTTCATGCTCGATAGCGATAAGTGCCTGGAGGCTTACTTCAGTATTTTTGGGAACGAGGGTCGCCGCCGCATTAGGCAGCTTTTGGAGCGAACCGCCTGA
- a CDS encoding recombinase family protein, with amino-acid sequence MMHEKIAPHHLERKAILYVRQSSAHQVLHNRESSALQYAMRDRLAALGWSHIETVDDDLGRSAAGGVTRAGFDRMVAEVCLGKVGAVAAREVSRFARNSRDWQQLIEMCRVVDTVLVDQEAVYAPRQGNDRLLLGLKGSLNEYELDLLRQRSLSARYEKARRGELVVTVPAGFVKAGDRIEKDPNRRIQEAIALVFDKVTELGSARQALLWFLEQGLDLPVRCANGDVIWRRPNYATIHRMIANPIYGGAYAYGKSRSVPGYDGRSGIRRKARDEWLALIPDAHEGYISWERAEEIRKMVSDNVPASRHHGAPKHGGALLAGLFRCKRCGRKLTVRYTGANHNIPRYSCWRGLLDNGEPRCIAFGGLRVDDAIEEALLGVVEPGAIAAAVEAERNMANQRDQVQDALMRDLEAARYVADRAFRQYDAADPENRLVTSELEARWNKALTGVGEIEAKIAKHRTVTPHPFPMSASQVTALAGNLRAVWTAPTTDARLKKRIVRTLINEVVADLDDGTSEIVLVIHWVGGVHTELRLPKRHRGQRNATPDDIVDAVKQLVLIANDDVIAGVLNRNGLTTGNGNRWTRERVTALRSYRKIPVFRPQIDGVEPWLNLGGAAKLLGISPKTLRLAAEAGDIKGAHPLPDGPWIFSRSKLATPQARQILDRVRKNPRHPAGSPPDQENLFLSMT; translated from the coding sequence ATGATGCATGAGAAGATCGCGCCGCATCATCTGGAGCGGAAGGCCATCCTCTATGTTCGGCAGTCCTCGGCTCACCAGGTTCTGCACAATCGAGAGAGCAGCGCCCTCCAGTACGCCATGCGCGACCGTCTGGCAGCGCTTGGATGGTCACATATAGAGACGGTGGATGACGACCTTGGTCGTTCGGCCGCCGGCGGCGTGACCCGCGCTGGATTTGATCGGATGGTGGCGGAAGTCTGCCTTGGCAAGGTAGGCGCCGTGGCCGCGCGTGAGGTATCGCGCTTCGCCCGGAACAGCCGCGATTGGCAGCAACTCATCGAGATGTGCCGCGTTGTCGATACCGTCCTGGTCGACCAGGAAGCAGTTTATGCGCCCCGCCAGGGCAACGACCGCCTGCTCTTGGGTTTGAAGGGCAGCCTCAACGAGTATGAACTCGATCTCTTGCGTCAGCGTTCCCTTTCCGCCCGCTATGAGAAGGCTCGCCGCGGTGAACTCGTCGTCACTGTTCCGGCCGGCTTCGTAAAGGCCGGTGACAGGATCGAGAAGGATCCCAATCGGCGCATCCAGGAAGCCATCGCACTCGTCTTCGACAAGGTCACCGAACTCGGGAGTGCCCGGCAGGCCTTGCTATGGTTCCTTGAGCAGGGATTGGACCTGCCCGTCAGGTGCGCCAACGGTGACGTCATCTGGCGCAGGCCAAATTATGCCACCATCCACCGGATGATTGCGAACCCGATCTACGGCGGCGCTTATGCTTATGGTAAGAGTCGTTCCGTACCAGGATACGATGGCCGATCTGGAATTCGCCGCAAGGCGCGTGATGAATGGCTGGCGCTGATCCCGGATGCGCACGAAGGTTACATCAGTTGGGAACGGGCGGAGGAGATCCGCAAGATGGTCAGCGACAATGTACCGGCCAGTCGCCATCATGGAGCGCCGAAGCATGGCGGCGCTCTGCTTGCCGGCCTGTTCCGCTGCAAAAGGTGCGGCCGGAAGCTGACGGTTCGTTACACAGGAGCCAACCATAACATCCCGCGCTATTCCTGTTGGCGAGGGTTGCTCGACAACGGCGAACCACGTTGCATCGCCTTCGGCGGTCTGCGGGTCGATGACGCGATCGAAGAGGCACTTCTCGGCGTGGTCGAGCCAGGAGCCATTGCCGCCGCCGTCGAGGCGGAACGCAATATGGCCAACCAACGCGATCAGGTTCAGGATGCCCTGATGCGCGACCTCGAGGCAGCACGCTATGTAGCCGACCGGGCATTCCGGCAATATGACGCGGCTGATCCGGAGAATAGGCTGGTGACGTCGGAGCTGGAAGCACGCTGGAACAAGGCGCTGACTGGCGTCGGTGAGATCGAGGCCAAGATTGCCAAACATCGGACAGTTACGCCGCATCCGTTCCCCATGTCCGCATCACAGGTAACCGCACTTGCGGGAAACCTTCGCGCCGTCTGGACGGCGCCGACAACCGATGCAAGGCTGAAGAAGCGCATCGTGCGCACGCTCATCAATGAAGTGGTCGCCGATCTCGATGATGGAACCTCTGAGATCGTCCTCGTCATTCATTGGGTTGGAGGCGTCCACACCGAACTGCGCCTGCCGAAGCGACACCGTGGCCAAAGAAATGCGACCCCTGACGACATTGTCGACGCTGTGAAACAGCTCGTCTTGATCGCCAATGATGATGTGATTGCCGGTGTCCTCAATCGCAACGGACTGACGACCGGCAATGGCAATCGCTGGACACGGGAGCGGGTCACCGCGCTGAGGTCATATCGCAAGATTCCGGTCTTCCGTCCGCAGATCGACGGGGTTGAGCCATGGCTTAATCTGGGCGGTGCGGCGAAGTTACTCGGGATATCGCCAAAGACGCTGCGTCTGGCGGCCGAGGCTGGCGATATTAAGGGGGCTCATCCGCTACCCGATGGCCCATGGATCTTCAGCCGTTCCAAACTCGCGACCCCGCAAGCACGTCAGATTCTCGATCGTGTACGGAAGAACCCTCGCCACCCCGCGGGATCGCCTCCAGATCAGGAAAATCTATTCCTTTCGATGACATAG
- a CDS encoding HlyD family secretion protein, with protein MSIYRAILLFVAAAFGSLPLVTIPVSMQSVGTIRPIVEKTPLIAPVSGRISRVLAFENDVVAKGKEIIAFDDHVIEEKLSGVLADIHAKSDLAHDFQTLISSGARLSVSPPLQTESATAERVHFLNLLRENQNARSNAAAELDRAKRLVSAAAAPAKTVDEKAFALQNIEVQGEILVRRKTADWNQKLLDANLRLKELTATLHQLEHERDLHRIRAPVSGALEQFSGLAHGSYVQSGQTVGWISPNDDLVAEIYVSPNDIGFVQPGQPVRLQVDAFNYNQWGVIKARVVEVAQDFTLHDGNPVFKVQCALSRSELALKSGAIGHLKKGMTVRARFLLANRTLLQLLYDEADDWLNPMLAGR; from the coding sequence TTGAGCATTTATAGGGCGATCTTGCTCTTCGTCGCCGCGGCATTTGGCTCACTGCCACTCGTTACCATACCGGTCTCCATGCAGAGTGTCGGTACTATTCGCCCGATCGTGGAGAAGACGCCCCTGATAGCGCCCGTCTCCGGACGCATCTCCCGTGTCCTTGCCTTTGAGAACGATGTCGTTGCTAAGGGGAAGGAAATAATCGCCTTTGACGATCATGTAATCGAGGAAAAGCTCAGCGGGGTTTTAGCCGACATTCATGCCAAGAGCGATCTTGCCCATGACTTCCAAACGCTGATTTCTTCCGGCGCAAGGCTCAGCGTCTCGCCCCCCCTCCAAACCGAATCCGCGACGGCTGAAAGGGTGCATTTTCTCAACTTGCTGCGCGAGAACCAAAATGCGCGCAGTAACGCCGCGGCGGAACTCGACCGCGCAAAGCGACTTGTCTCGGCTGCTGCGGCGCCGGCGAAGACCGTTGACGAGAAGGCTTTCGCTCTCCAAAATATCGAGGTCCAAGGCGAGATCCTCGTGCGACGCAAAACCGCTGATTGGAACCAGAAGCTCCTTGATGCTAACCTGCGCTTAAAGGAACTCACGGCCACCTTGCATCAGCTCGAGCACGAACGGGACCTGCACCGCATCCGCGCCCCAGTATCGGGTGCTCTCGAGCAGTTCTCCGGCCTCGCGCACGGAAGCTACGTGCAGAGCGGGCAAACCGTTGGTTGGATCTCGCCGAACGACGATCTGGTGGCGGAAATCTACGTCTCCCCCAACGACATTGGCTTTGTGCAGCCTGGTCAGCCGGTGCGGCTCCAAGTGGATGCCTTTAACTACAACCAATGGGGTGTCATCAAAGCAAGGGTGGTCGAGGTGGCGCAGGACTTCACTCTGCATGACGGGAACCCGGTCTTCAAGGTCCAGTGCGCGCTCTCTCGCAGCGAACTCGCGCTGAAAAGCGGGGCCATCGGCCACCTGAAGAAAGGCATGACCGTGCGGGCTCGCTTTCTGTTGGCCAATCGCACTCTCCTGCAACTGCTCTACGACGAGGCAGACGATTGGCTCAACCCGATGCTGGCGGGGCGCTAA